The window TCGTTGCGCGATATGGCGATCTATTATCCGCACTCGCGCGAGTCGTTCCTCCAGGTGCAGGGTGTCGGCGCGGTGAAGCTGGAGCGGTATGGCGACGAATTTTTGGGGGTTATTGGCGATTATTGTCGGGAGAAGGGGTTGAGCGAGAAGGCGCGGACGGCTGACGCCGCCCTGCCGTTCAATAGCCCGCCGCGTTCTTCGCCCCGCCGCGAGGAGATCACCAACCTCTATCGCCGCGGCCACACCGTGGGGGCCATCGCCGAAATGTTCAATATCAGGCTACAAACGGTGGTGAATTATCTGTGGGAGTCCGTCCGGGAAGGGGTAGAGATCGATGCCGCGCCTTTATTGGCCGATTCCAAGCTTGGGCCCGACGAGCAGGCCCGTGTGTTGCGGGTGTTCGAGGAGCTAGGCGTGGAGCGGTTGCGGCCGGTGTATGATGCGTTGCAGGAGGCGGTGGGGTATGAGGAGTTGCATTTGTTGCGGCTGTATTATGTGGCAATGCAGTGAACGGGTGAGAGATAGGCTTCACAAAGGGGTTCAACTGGAGAGTCCTTTATTAAATCCTCTTTTTCATTATACTCCGTATCATATAGAAAGTTTATTTGTATAAGCACCGTACAGATGTGTTTTGTAATACAAAGTAGGTCGGCATCTTTATTAGTTTCAAGGAGCCTAAACCATGCAAATCGACATCAACTCAACATCGTTTTCTGAGGAGGACTCTTTAGAATTGTTGAACTTCCTTTATGGATTCTATCACGGCCGGCCGTTTGTTTCTGCAGAAGCCCCTGAACTTGTTGAGTTTCTCATGAATTGGGGTTTTATAGGAATGGCACGGGTAATATACATAATTCTTGGGTCAGAAGAGTTACTTAACAAAGGTCGAAAAGAAGTAAAAGAGTTGATTGAGCATTTACCTGGTACTCAATTTCCTAGGGTTGAAAGGAAGAAATTTGAAAGAGAGCTAAGGTATTACCGGGAGAGAGGACACGACAACCTCTATTCTAAATTTAGAGATGGCATGACGTCGTTTGAAGTAGGGAAGCAATTATTGAAAGACAAAGATTACGTTTCAGCTGAGGGTGAATTAAAGGAAGCGATTGAAAAAGGCATAGCAAGTTGGGATATGTATCATAATTGTGGACTAGCACTATATAAACAGGGGAGTGAATCAGGGAACGTTTCCAAATTCGAACAGGCTATTCCATTCTATCAAGAAGCAATTTCACGTAATCTGAACGACAGTGAACCATATTCTTGCGATGACCTGAAGTGGTGTTATCACCACAGCAGCTTTCCCAATCGGTATCAATTAGCAATAGAATATTTCAGTGCTGTGTACGCACAATTCCCGGATCGTTGGTCGGCACTTCACCAGCTAGGCTGGTTACACAGCAAGTTAGGCAAGAATGAAAAGGCCATAGATCTCTATCAAGAAACCATTCGTAAGTGCTTATGGAATGCATGGGAATGCTCTGCCCTTGATCTTCTAGAAATCTATCGTAATAGCTGGAATGTTGAAGCGGGATTCAATTATTTTGATGGCCTTGTAAACGAAGGAACTTGTAATAATTGGAGTATTTGGCATGCATACGCCTGGTTGAGATGGAATTACCGGCCCGATGGATGGAAGGAAGAAGTAATAGGAGAGGAAGTACTTCAAGCCTATAGAAAATCACTCGCCCTTCACCCAGATGGAGGATGGGGATGGACCTATTATGACTTAGGCTATGTCCTAGGTGATCTCAAAAGATATGATGAAGCGTACGAGGAGCTTACTTCAGCTAAAGCCAGACAGCCTCACTGGAGCATTTTGCGACGCATGGCGTGGACGAAGGAGATGATTGCATCAAGCAGTTCCCATCGTTCTAAGGAATTTAACGATGCACTTGAACATAACAAAGAGGTGCTGAGATTATTCACTGAGGATCCTGGTGCTTGGGTAGGGCTTGGCATAGCTTATCAACACAGACCGAAATCTTCTGTCATACCCGAAAATAGGCAATTGGATTACATACTAGCTTGGGAAGCACTTTTGCAGGTGATCAGTAAATTTCCTTCACTACCAGATGAGCTTAGAGAACAGGTTCAAAGTGAACTGGCTCTATTACAACAAGAACCCCGGATTCAGTTACATAAACTACTTAGTGAGCGACTTGATTCGGAAGAACTTGATACTCTTTGCATGTATGCTGGCTTATCTTCAGGAGAACTGGGGACAGGTGGTATTAGGCATAGTACAAGGGTTATGAATTTTATGCTTTACTTCCAAGATAGAGAACAAGAGTTAAAAAGGGTCTGTCCTAAATTGTGTGTAAACACCATTTGGTGATGGCCAGGCCATCATAGCTCAAACCGTCCTTCAAACCGAATGGCCAGTTGGTTGAGGATCTTGGCCCAATCGCGGATGGGGGCTGTCCAGCCACGGGTGACTCGTTGCGTGGCCAGGTACAGCAGCTTACGGGCCGCCTCGGGGGTGGGGAAGGCGGCCTTGGTCTTCATTACCTTGCGCAACTGGCGATGGTAACTCTCCACGCTGTTGGTGGTGTAGATGATGCGCCTAATCTCAGCCGGATAGTCGAAGAAGGTCGAGACCTCCGGCCAGTTGGTCTGCCAGGAACGAATGGCCATGGGGTACTTTGTCCCCCAGCGCTGGCCTAGCTGCTCCAGGTTCAACTGGGCCTCGTCCCGTGTGGCCGCGCGATAGACGCGCTTGAGGTCGGCGACGAACGCCTTGTGGTCGGTCCAGGAGACGTATTTCAGGCTGCTGCGAATCTGGTGGATGACGCAGCGCTGCACCTGGGTCTGCGGGAAAACGGCCCGGATGGCCTCGCTGAAACCGTTCAGCCCATCGATACAGGCCAGGAAGATGTCGGCTACGCCCCGGTTTTGCAG is drawn from Candidatus Promineifilum breve and contains these coding sequences:
- a CDS encoding tetratricopeptide repeat protein gives rise to the protein MQIDINSTSFSEEDSLELLNFLYGFYHGRPFVSAEAPELVEFLMNWGFIGMARVIYIILGSEELLNKGRKEVKELIEHLPGTQFPRVERKKFERELRYYRERGHDNLYSKFRDGMTSFEVGKQLLKDKDYVSAEGELKEAIEKGIASWDMYHNCGLALYKQGSESGNVSKFEQAIPFYQEAISRNLNDSEPYSCDDLKWCYHHSSFPNRYQLAIEYFSAVYAQFPDRWSALHQLGWLHSKLGKNEKAIDLYQETIRKCLWNAWECSALDLLEIYRNSWNVEAGFNYFDGLVNEGTCNNWSIWHAYAWLRWNYRPDGWKEEVIGEEVLQAYRKSLALHPDGGWGWTYYDLGYVLGDLKRYDEAYEELTSAKARQPHWSILRRMAWTKEMIASSSSHRSKEFNDALEHNKEVLRLFTEDPGAWVGLGIAYQHRPKSSVIPENRQLDYILAWEALLQVISKFPSLPDELREQVQSELALLQQEPRIQLHKLLSERLDSEELDTLCMYAGLSSGELGTGGIRHSTRVMNFMLYFQDREQELKRVCPKLCVNTIW